From a single Gimesia fumaroli genomic region:
- a CDS encoding tetratricopeptide repeat protein: MPTPFKTNPLLFLLICEMVFCPVSTFGADAPKIQPRIKIVTAKDAEIKTSGGTLRKVNPGEVVLITQTNKEWLWIPLLGGWIKQTDVRSPEELIQFLNEALKTEPTAERYHLRGIAWQALKNYDQALSDFDAALQLKTDNPHIYVNRGNIRRLKGEYAKALTDLNQAIQLNSSSANAFHIRGLIYFENEQPQKAIADYNEAIRLQPQMVSALNARGIVYRDLNQSDLALEDFNQAIKANKFVSEVFSNRASLWEQKREFESAIKDYQRALELNPVSATAHNDLAWLYTTCPDTKYRDSKAAVLHAERACDLTRSADWNMLDTLATAYHENQQTDLAVKTLAQAIQKAPTDQKNELKKKLENFRKL, encoded by the coding sequence ATGCCAACGCCGTTCAAAACAAATCCACTGCTGTTTTTACTCATTTGCGAAATGGTCTTTTGTCCAGTTTCTACTTTTGGTGCCGATGCCCCCAAGATACAGCCCCGTATAAAAATCGTGACAGCAAAGGATGCAGAAATCAAAACGAGTGGTGGCACACTTCGGAAAGTCAATCCGGGTGAAGTCGTTCTGATTACACAAACCAATAAGGAGTGGCTCTGGATTCCTTTACTGGGTGGCTGGATCAAACAAACCGATGTCCGATCCCCCGAAGAACTGATCCAGTTTTTAAATGAGGCTTTGAAAACAGAACCGACGGCCGAACGCTATCACCTGAGAGGCATCGCCTGGCAGGCACTTAAAAACTATGACCAGGCACTCTCTGATTTTGATGCAGCGCTCCAACTAAAGACAGATAACCCACATATTTATGTGAATCGGGGAAACATCCGTCGTTTAAAAGGGGAGTATGCGAAAGCACTGACAGACTTGAACCAGGCAATTCAGCTCAATTCCTCAAGCGCCAACGCCTTTCATATTCGGGGCTTGATTTACTTTGAAAATGAACAGCCTCAAAAAGCGATCGCCGATTATAACGAAGCAATTCGACTGCAGCCCCAAATGGTCTCGGCTCTTAACGCGCGGGGTATTGTGTATCGCGACCTGAATCAATCTGATCTGGCTCTGGAGGATTTTAATCAGGCAATCAAAGCAAATAAATTCGTATCCGAAGTATTCAGCAACCGGGCTTCACTGTGGGAGCAGAAGCGAGAGTTCGAATCTGCCATCAAGGACTATCAGAGAGCCCTGGAGCTCAATCCTGTCTCAGCGACGGCACATAATGACTTAGCCTGGCTTTACACAACGTGTCCTGATACGAAGTATCGTGACTCGAAAGCAGCAGTACTCCATGCGGAACGGGCTTGCGACCTCACTCGGTCGGCTGACTGGAATATGCTCGATACTCTGGCAACGGCCTATCATGAAAACCAGCAAACGGATTTAGCAGTGAAAACCCTCGCGCAGGCAATTCAAAAAGCACCCACAGATCAAAAAAATGAATTGAAAAAGAAACTTGAGAATTTCAGGAAACTGTAA
- a CDS encoding acyl-CoA dehydrogenase family protein, translating to MSDFSSQFNKPARFTDEFETLIANISQLAEGGDTEHLWPAESWEAIKQAGVLGWNVPLEFGGADLNSVEMTYGYIRLAEACLTTTFVLTQFNAACQRINWSEDQELKTRVFHELVSGEKFATVGISHLTTSRQHLSKPTVTAEKTSNGWILDGFVPWVTGAVKADYIVTGGVCEDAMQILGLVSTDLAGVEPQPPIEMLSMTGSQTGAVKLNQVTIPAECLIAGPVEKVMKRPDGQGGAGSLTTSALALGVARRAIMKLEEEATKRPDLQEIFNPLQADYQRIFDEMFETLTAGTLNGSISEKIRERSNSLVLRASQALLAAVKGAGFVKGHPAERAIREAMFFLVWSCPQPVVHANMKEFACVLD from the coding sequence ATGTCCGATTTTTCTTCGCAGTTCAATAAACCAGCACGCTTCACAGACGAGTTCGAGACTTTAATAGCGAACATTTCCCAACTGGCTGAAGGCGGCGATACAGAGCATCTCTGGCCCGCGGAATCGTGGGAAGCCATCAAGCAGGCAGGAGTCCTGGGCTGGAATGTGCCGTTGGAATTTGGCGGAGCCGACTTGAATTCAGTCGAGATGACTTACGGCTATATCAGGCTGGCCGAAGCCTGTTTAACTACGACGTTTGTACTGACTCAGTTCAATGCAGCCTGTCAGCGAATCAACTGGTCTGAAGATCAGGAATTAAAAACGCGAGTCTTCCATGAGTTGGTTTCGGGGGAAAAATTTGCCACGGTGGGGATCTCACATTTAACCACCTCACGTCAGCATCTCAGTAAGCCGACGGTGACTGCAGAGAAGACTTCAAACGGCTGGATTCTGGATGGCTTTGTTCCCTGGGTGACAGGCGCCGTGAAAGCAGATTACATTGTGACCGGTGGCGTCTGTGAAGATGCGATGCAAATCCTGGGGCTCGTCAGTACCGATCTCGCTGGCGTTGAACCGCAGCCTCCGATTGAAATGCTCTCGATGACAGGCTCGCAGACGGGAGCCGTCAAACTGAATCAGGTGACCATTCCCGCGGAATGTCTGATCGCTGGCCCCGTCGAAAAAGTAATGAAACGCCCCGATGGTCAGGGCGGCGCCGGCTCATTAACCACCTCCGCGCTCGCGCTCGGAGTGGCCCGTCGCGCCATTATGAAACTGGAAGAAGAAGCCACGAAACGACCTGATCTGCAGGAAATCTTCAACCCGCTGCAGGCCGATTATCAAAGAATCTTTGATGAGATGTTTGAAACTCTCACCGCGGGAACTTTGAACGGTTCCATTTCCGAAAAGATTCGCGAACGTTCAAACTCGCTAGTCCTGCGTGCCTCACAGGCTTTGCTGGCGGCCGTGAAAGGCGCTGGCTTTGTCAAAGGTCATCCCGCAGAACGTGCCATTCGCGAGGCGATGTTTTTCCTCGTCTGGTCCTGTCCACAACCAGTGGTTCATGCCAATATGAAAGAGTTCGCCTGCGTGCTCGACTGA
- a CDS encoding Na/Pi cotransporter family protein gives MTTTLIGGLGIFLLGMKYMSQGLQSIAGASLRSLIGAVTNNRILAIIVGFLVTVLVQSSSVTTVMTVGFVNGGLMSLTQAIGVIMGANVGTTVTGWILVLKIGKYGLPILGVSAFVYLFSKNEKLRYTALAVMGVGMVFFGLQLMKEACKFLKDLPEFQEWFLHFQANSYLGLYQCMLVGCILTILVQSSSATLGITISLAVTGLIPFETAAALVLGENIGTTVTALLASLGATTNARRAAYFHVLFNISGVIWISTIFFWYVKFIPWLIDVDVTKAVMVNGEATYPSCVFAIAATHSVFNIVNTIVFLPFAGKIATLLTRIVKDKPQEIAHLRSLDIRILETPVLAIDQSRGEVIRMGVICDEMVQILNRILSQETPATEDVDKLFEYEEELDRMQDEITTYITHLLAMDLPQEVISKGRCQLRMADEYESISDYLQRIAKFRLKLKKQGRVFDEAHNNSLLDLLKMVEQQLNHVTTAYQEENTDIVSATVHSGEEIKKKVKTLQREHLDYLSKEKVDPYINVSYTSTLNALRRVRDHVINLAEALAGEK, from the coding sequence ATGACGACCACCCTCATTGGAGGTCTGGGGATCTTCCTCCTGGGAATGAAATATATGTCTCAGGGGTTGCAGTCGATTGCTGGTGCCAGCCTGAGAAGTCTCATTGGAGCGGTGACGAACAATCGCATCCTGGCAATCATTGTTGGCTTTCTGGTGACCGTGCTGGTGCAGTCCAGTTCTGTGACAACAGTGATGACCGTCGGGTTCGTGAACGGCGGCTTGATGTCGCTGACGCAGGCCATCGGCGTGATCATGGGTGCGAACGTCGGCACGACCGTGACCGGTTGGATTCTGGTTCTGAAAATCGGCAAATATGGTCTGCCGATTCTGGGCGTTTCTGCCTTCGTCTACCTGTTTTCCAAAAACGAAAAGTTGCGGTATACGGCTCTGGCGGTCATGGGAGTCGGCATGGTCTTTTTCGGTTTACAGCTGATGAAAGAAGCCTGTAAATTCCTGAAAGATTTGCCGGAGTTCCAGGAATGGTTTCTTCACTTTCAGGCGAACAGCTATCTCGGCCTGTATCAGTGTATGCTCGTGGGATGTATTTTAACGATACTCGTTCAATCTTCGTCAGCGACTTTGGGGATTACGATTTCACTGGCGGTAACCGGGCTGATTCCTTTCGAGACAGCAGCGGCACTGGTACTGGGGGAAAATATCGGGACCACCGTTACCGCGTTGCTTGCCTCGCTGGGCGCGACCACCAACGCCCGCCGCGCAGCTTATTTCCACGTGCTGTTTAACATTTCCGGGGTCATCTGGATCTCAACGATTTTCTTCTGGTATGTCAAATTTATTCCCTGGTTGATCGATGTCGATGTGACCAAAGCAGTCATGGTCAACGGGGAGGCCACTTATCCCAGTTGTGTATTCGCGATTGCAGCCACACACTCCGTGTTCAATATCGTCAACACCATTGTCTTTCTGCCTTTCGCCGGGAAGATCGCGACATTACTGACTCGGATCGTGAAAGACAAACCGCAGGAAATCGCACACCTGAGAAGCCTGGATATCCGTATTCTCGAAACGCCGGTGCTGGCGATTGATCAATCGCGGGGTGAAGTCATCAGGATGGGCGTGATTTGCGATGAAATGGTTCAGATACTGAATCGGATTCTCTCTCAGGAAACACCAGCCACTGAAGATGTGGATAAGCTCTTTGAATATGAAGAAGAGCTGGATCGCATGCAGGACGAGATCACTACTTATATCACGCACCTACTGGCGATGGATCTGCCTCAGGAAGTGATTTCCAAAGGACGCTGTCAGCTGAGAATGGCAGACGAGTATGAATCGATCAGCGACTACCTGCAGCGGATTGCCAAATTCCGACTGAAGCTGAAAAAGCAGGGTAGGGTTTTTGATGAAGCTCATAATAATTCGCTGCTGGATCTGCTCAAGATGGTAGAACAACAGTTAAACCATGTGACCACGGCTTACCAGGAGGAAAACACAGACATCGTTTCGGCGACCGTCCATTCGGGAGAAGAAATCAAAAAGAAAGTCAAAACGTTACAGCGCGAACATCTGGATTACCTGTCAAAAGAGAAAGTCGACCCGTATATCAATGTTTCCTATACGTCAACGTTGAACGCACTCCGACGTGTCAGGGATCATGTCATCAACCTGGCAGAAGCACTGGCGGGCGAGAAGTAA
- a CDS encoding IS3 family transposase — protein MISRILELVREFPRFGYRQITRLLRGEGWQVNFKRVYRLWRQEGLKVPRKKQKRKRLGNSSGGILRRKSERMN, from the coding sequence TTGATCTCTCGAATTCTGGAGTTGGTTAGAGAGTTCCCACGATTTGGTTATCGCCAGATCACTCGTTTGCTTCGAGGTGAAGGCTGGCAGGTCAACTTCAAAAGAGTTTACAGACTTTGGCGACAGGAAGGCTTGAAGGTGCCCAGAAAGAAACAGAAACGCAAGCGTTTGGGGAATTCCAGTGGCGGCATTCTACGTCGAAAGTCAGAACGAATGAATTAG
- a CDS encoding integrase core domain-containing protein, with protein sequence MDFIFDRTTNGRAIKILSIIDEHTRECIALNASRKMTSEDVIAVLVDLIAIRGVPTFVRCDNGPEFISKSLRKFLERIDVGTSYIEPGSPWENGFVESFHSRFRDECLACEEFTTISEAMTVIDEWRSMYNQRRPHSSLGGQTPAEFASQCAASVPGENPPPAPSLPPLQRHAADLITQPELS encoded by the coding sequence ATGGATTTCATCTTTGATCGTACGACCAACGGTCGCGCCATCAAGATTTTGTCAATCATTGACGAGCATACTCGTGAGTGCATTGCCTTAAATGCGAGCCGCAAAATGACCAGTGAAGATGTGATTGCGGTATTGGTAGACTTGATCGCCATTCGTGGTGTTCCGACATTCGTACGTTGCGACAACGGCCCGGAGTTTATTTCAAAGTCCTTGCGGAAGTTTCTGGAGAGAATCGATGTGGGAACGTCGTACATCGAGCCTGGAAGTCCGTGGGAGAATGGTTTCGTAGAGAGCTTTCACAGTCGGTTTCGAGATGAATGTTTAGCGTGCGAAGAGTTCACGACGATTTCTGAAGCGATGACCGTGATCGATGAGTGGCGAAGTATGTACAACCAACGTCGTCCACACAGTTCTTTAGGCGGTCAGACACCCGCCGAATTTGCGTCGCAGTGTGCCGCTTCCGTTCCAGGAGAGAATCCGCCTCCGGCTCCTTCTCTCCCTCCACTCCAGCGTCACGCTGCTGATTTAATTACCCAACCCGAACTCTCATAA
- a CDS encoding C25 family cysteine peptidase has protein sequence MRKLVMLDAAGLSDEYDIELLGTEPIVEVEEFEHEIRLSVKFPAFFLIDDSHEVKGKRIPFKQVDIDGVGYLVESGKPLMPSFGRYVQLPAGCGYEVHVKKSEPREFEGIDVLPAQDEITDDADTEHEFEYDESFYKKSRSYPSELVEVTGPFELDAYHAILVHIRPAQYKPKKQKLLLYPNIVVTIRLIEGAGDADLDVYDRNLELESFGNMFVNPQRDIEQRLEGRWLERQPPLSHLTGPQYLIIAHDDFLQAARKLADWKLRKGLITKIVPISDIGNSVSQIKEYVRNQRSKPGSKLRYLLLLGDVDQITTETISGGAFGSNASDYYYTTKFDPAGSTDLVMPSISGGRIPAQSLAEANAVVEQIIRYEKAPPADPEYYRRMTFAGYFQDDQPQDGRADRRYMKTLESIRSHLVSLGFEIERVYVSNNPNPQYFRDGTPVPTEVKAALLNGAVATANLVDATTEGQLITAHRDHGLESGWHMPHFQTGDLSGVTGTMPSIFYSVNCLTGRFDLSASTNSFAEAIMQLPGGAPSLIAATRVSHSFLNDDLTKAIFDGMWPGVLPTFPSSTAAYGVRNNRLGDLLNYAKSYLPICGSGSPQYIKDHFEIYHVIGDPTLEIWKDVPRLIRLRAFIQDTHMHIQLPIVPKGCLITIWHGKRLLKKFEPSSTLVRISLRDLQGRGLPWMERVVQICAAAPGNRFSAVKVRI, from the coding sequence ATGCGTAAATTAGTTATGCTTGATGCAGCAGGCTTATCAGATGAATATGATATCGAGCTATTGGGGACGGAGCCAATTGTTGAAGTCGAAGAGTTTGAGCATGAGATCCGTCTTTCTGTTAAGTTTCCCGCATTCTTTCTAATAGATGATAGCCACGAGGTAAAAGGAAAACGCATCCCTTTTAAACAAGTTGACATTGATGGTGTCGGATATCTGGTTGAAAGTGGTAAACCACTAATGCCATCTTTTGGACGATATGTCCAATTACCAGCTGGCTGTGGTTATGAAGTACATGTAAAGAAGTCCGAGCCGCGCGAGTTCGAAGGAATCGATGTACTGCCAGCGCAGGATGAGATTACTGATGACGCCGACACTGAACATGAATTCGAATATGATGAGTCGTTTTACAAAAAAAGCAGAAGCTATCCCAGCGAATTAGTCGAGGTCACAGGGCCGTTTGAGCTCGACGCCTATCATGCAATTTTGGTCCATATACGTCCGGCGCAGTATAAACCCAAAAAGCAAAAACTACTTTTATATCCGAATATTGTAGTAACAATTCGACTTATCGAAGGCGCTGGGGATGCGGATCTCGATGTTTATGATCGCAATCTCGAATTAGAGTCATTCGGAAACATGTTCGTGAATCCACAGCGCGACATAGAGCAGCGTCTGGAAGGGCGATGGCTGGAGCGACAGCCACCACTATCTCACCTCACCGGTCCTCAATACCTAATTATCGCACATGATGACTTTCTGCAGGCGGCGCGAAAGTTGGCAGATTGGAAGTTGCGCAAAGGGCTTATCACAAAGATTGTTCCCATATCGGATATTGGTAATTCGGTTTCACAAATCAAAGAATACGTTCGAAATCAGCGGTCAAAACCGGGGTCGAAACTGCGATATCTGTTACTACTCGGCGATGTTGACCAAATTACAACTGAGACGATCAGTGGCGGCGCCTTTGGATCTAATGCGTCGGATTATTACTACACCACTAAATTTGACCCTGCCGGGAGCACCGACCTGGTGATGCCATCCATATCAGGTGGGAGAATCCCAGCTCAATCATTGGCAGAGGCGAATGCGGTGGTGGAACAAATAATACGATACGAAAAGGCCCCCCCAGCTGACCCAGAATACTACCGGCGTATGACGTTTGCTGGTTATTTCCAAGACGACCAGCCCCAAGACGGCAGGGCAGACCGGCGGTACATGAAGACCTTGGAGAGCATTCGATCACACCTTGTCAGTCTGGGGTTTGAAATAGAACGGGTATATGTCTCTAACAATCCCAACCCTCAATACTTCCGTGACGGCACCCCCGTTCCTACAGAAGTGAAGGCTGCTCTGCTAAACGGTGCAGTCGCTACCGCAAACTTAGTAGATGCAACCACAGAAGGCCAATTGATCACAGCACATCGTGATCATGGTTTGGAATCGGGGTGGCATATGCCTCATTTCCAAACTGGTGATCTTAGTGGAGTCACAGGCACAATGCCGAGCATCTTTTACAGTGTCAACTGTCTCACAGGACGTTTTGATCTTTCGGCCTCAACAAATTCTTTCGCGGAAGCCATTATGCAGTTGCCCGGCGGTGCACCTTCTCTGATCGCTGCCACTCGTGTCTCGCATTCGTTTTTGAATGATGACTTGACTAAGGCAATTTTCGACGGGATGTGGCCTGGTGTGCTTCCCACCTTTCCGAGTTCTACGGCGGCCTATGGTGTGCGGAACAACCGACTCGGTGACCTACTCAACTATGCCAAGAGCTATCTACCCATTTGCGGCAGCGGTTCTCCCCAGTACATCAAAGATCACTTTGAAATCTATCACGTCATAGGTGACCCTACATTGGAAATCTGGAAAGATGTCCCACGATTAATTCGGCTGCGCGCATTTATCCAAGATACACACATGCACATTCAGCTGCCTATCGTCCCCAAAGGCTGTCTGATCACAATCTGGCATGGTAAGAGGCTCTTAAAAAAATTCGAGCCCTCATCCACATTGGTGAGGATTTCGCTACGGGATTTGCAAGGACGAGGGCTGCCTTGGATGGAACGTGTAGTTCAAATATGCGCAGCCGCCCCAGGAAATCGATTTAGTGCTGTAAAAGTACGAATCTGA
- a CDS encoding caspase family protein has product MHIRITQLAIVFICSIFAESAVARQLYAVLAIDTHSDLGASVATDLKNIKKVLRTGIPRNSLQIIELIGKDVSERMITNTLTNLKIQQDDAVLFYYSGHGGFSPEEGHFLILNNSGRVLRSSIVQSIKKPLTPRFWAVITDCCASVSGEPAPSPAGAFPANTTLLTHLFFNTDGRIDITSCRPEQVSIGMPPPIGGAFTWSFCRALEQNANKRLDWNDVFKITREKTARFSEIKMQNDFKPHTYRDIPQKTQTPYSFRRMYGRDVNDLRLGVEHINRRILKVKNGSPASRSGLTAGMKVIRVNGHAITDDNHLITAVNFSQKKATIDIESNGIEQTFNVELEN; this is encoded by the coding sequence ATGCATATTCGAATAACTCAATTAGCAATAGTCTTCATCTGTTCTATCTTCGCAGAATCTGCAGTAGCACGACAGTTGTATGCGGTATTGGCAATCGATACTCACTCAGACCTTGGCGCTTCTGTTGCTACCGACCTGAAGAACATCAAGAAAGTATTACGAACTGGTATACCACGCAACTCACTGCAAATTATAGAACTTATTGGAAAAGACGTCAGTGAGAGAATGATCACAAACACTCTCACAAATCTAAAAATCCAGCAAGATGATGCAGTATTATTTTACTATTCTGGACATGGCGGGTTTTCTCCCGAAGAAGGTCACTTTTTGATCCTGAACAACAGCGGACGGGTTCTACGATCATCCATTGTGCAATCCATAAAGAAACCATTAACACCACGCTTTTGGGCAGTCATCACTGATTGCTGTGCATCGGTCTCAGGTGAGCCTGCTCCATCCCCGGCTGGCGCCTTCCCTGCCAATACCACTCTTTTAACACATCTTTTTTTTAATACTGATGGCCGGATTGATATCACATCATGTCGTCCTGAACAGGTTTCTATTGGAATGCCACCACCAATAGGCGGAGCTTTTACATGGTCTTTCTGTCGTGCATTAGAGCAAAATGCAAACAAGCGTCTTGACTGGAATGATGTTTTCAAAATTACTCGCGAGAAAACCGCAAGATTTTCGGAAATTAAGATGCAAAATGATTTCAAACCTCACACCTATCGTGACATTCCACAGAAAACACAAACGCCATATTCTTTTCGTAGGATGTATGGTAGAGATGTCAATGATCTTCGTCTCGGAGTAGAGCACATAAACCGCCGTATTTTAAAAGTGAAAAACGGCTCACCTGCTTCACGCAGTGGCCTTACAGCAGGAATGAAAGTCATTCGTGTTAATGGGCATGCAATAACTGATGATAACCATCTTATTACTGCTGTGAACTTCTCGCAGAAAAAAGCAACAATTGACATCGAATCAAATGGTATCGAGCAAACCTTCAATGTCGAATTGGAGAATTGA
- a CDS encoding DUF1501 domain-containing protein, whose translation MSSDQSVFCPGPMSRRSFLEAGYLALGGLGLSELLQQRALANAISGTNNSNDDTAVIFIWLLGGPSHMETYDMKPNAPSDYRGQLNPIATNAPGIEICELLPLHARVADKFSIIRSISHEDSQHARGSVRFLSGRKTQSVNPISEFPTVGPIVAKMREHRSVGVPNYVASSPRAYGGGSAYLGESAMPFVVGGNPGAPGYKVPNLSLSNGLKNRLDDRVGLLKAFDQMRKDTDLNGSMESLDDINQQALSLLTSEKARQAFDLTQESDATRDRYGRHKWGQRALLARRLVEAGTSFVTMYMNNPDVPGTQKNRIHANWDIHAINGDLYYDLGVRMPPFDRAVSALIEDIYARGLDKKVMLVVSGEFGRTPRITVQPGTKSKVMQPGRDHWPGAMSVLVSGGGAPMGQVIGSTTAKGEYAKDNKLDPNDLLATVYRFLGIDQNHEFLDRSGRPMPILPHGAPISELI comes from the coding sequence ATGAGTTCTGATCAGTCCGTCTTTTGTCCCGGTCCCATGTCCCGACGCAGCTTCCTGGAAGCCGGTTATCTGGCATTAGGAGGGCTCGGATTATCAGAATTGCTCCAGCAACGGGCGCTGGCGAATGCGATCTCCGGCACCAACAACTCAAACGACGATACCGCGGTCATCTTCATCTGGCTCCTGGGCGGCCCCAGTCATATGGAAACGTATGACATGAAACCCAACGCCCCCAGCGATTATCGAGGGCAGCTCAACCCGATCGCCACCAATGCACCGGGGATTGAGATCTGTGAACTGTTGCCGCTGCATGCCCGGGTGGCGGACAAATTCTCCATCATCCGTTCGATTTCGCATGAAGACTCACAACACGCCCGCGGCTCCGTCCGGTTTCTGAGTGGCCGGAAAACCCAGAGCGTGAATCCCATTTCCGAATTTCCCACCGTGGGCCCGATCGTGGCCAAAATGCGCGAGCACCGCAGTGTCGGCGTGCCCAACTACGTCGCCAGTTCACCCCGCGCCTATGGCGGGGGCAGTGCTTACCTGGGCGAATCCGCAATGCCCTTTGTCGTCGGCGGCAACCCCGGGGCCCCCGGTTATAAGGTGCCCAATCTGTCGTTATCCAATGGACTGAAAAACCGCCTCGATGATCGCGTGGGACTTTTAAAAGCATTCGATCAAATGCGAAAAGACACCGATCTCAACGGCTCGATGGAATCTCTGGATGACATCAACCAGCAGGCGCTTAGCCTGTTGACCAGCGAAAAAGCGAGGCAGGCGTTTGATCTCACGCAAGAGAGTGACGCCACCCGCGACCGCTATGGTCGTCACAAATGGGGTCAGCGTGCGTTACTCGCGCGGCGTCTCGTCGAAGCCGGTACCAGCTTTGTCACCATGTATATGAACAACCCCGATGTCCCCGGCACACAGAAAAACCGCATCCATGCCAACTGGGACATCCACGCCATTAACGGCGACCTGTATTACGATCTGGGCGTCCGCATGCCGCCCTTTGATCGCGCCGTCTCGGCTCTGATTGAAGACATCTACGCACGCGGCCTCGATAAGAAAGTGATGCTGGTCGTCTCGGGCGAGTTCGGCCGCACACCGCGGATTACCGTTCAGCCGGGCACCAAGAGTAAAGTCATGCAACCGGGCCGCGACCATTGGCCAGGTGCGATGTCCGTTCTCGTCTCAGGAGGCGGCGCCCCCATGGGACAGGTCATCGGCTCGACCACCGCCAAAGGCGAATACGCGAAAGACAACAAGCTGGACCCCAACGATCTCCTGGCCACCGTCTACCGCTTCCTGGGAATCGACCAGAACCACGAATTCCTCGACCGCAGCGGCCGCCCCATGCCGATTCTGCCGCACGGTGCTCCGATCAGCGAGTTGATCTGA
- a CDS encoding SWIM zinc finger family protein codes for MVDIDSSFVDSEAPNSNAIKNGRALVARNRFPILNQSEDGTLIFGECQGSGKSNYHCSCDFMQEGKVTYRCSCPSRQFPCKHCIGLMYAFTDGKTFAVTDVPEELASKREKMEKRIEKKKEVSNKPKKVNKAALKKKIKAQLDGLNLLESLTHDLIRTGMGNTNAKTARQIENQAKQLGNAYLPGAQSALLNYTKLFVDESGHFDSQLAPQQRERVYSEALDQLTRLNALIKSGRSYLQNRLDDPELAPETESSIASWLGHAWQLSELKTAGLVEMNTELVQLAFHSYDDVARREYVETGIWMNLGSGAVQLTQNYRPYKAAKYIKEEDSFFQIAQIPELCIYPGDMNPRIRWETSSSRPIAPADLKTVRSHAHQDYGSLIKTIKSHLKSPLADKSPVVALNYERIGTVGEELVIEDKARTRLVFTEMGMSEEPASCHLLKLLPREMFQKQTLIARFHQDLDTRTLRIKPLSIVTETQIFRLTF; via the coding sequence ATGGTAGACATCGACAGCTCCTTTGTAGATTCCGAAGCTCCCAACAGTAATGCGATCAAGAATGGACGGGCGCTGGTTGCCAGGAACAGGTTCCCCATCCTTAATCAGAGTGAGGATGGCACGCTCATTTTTGGTGAGTGCCAGGGGAGTGGAAAGTCGAATTATCATTGCTCCTGCGATTTTATGCAGGAAGGGAAAGTGACCTATCGGTGTTCCTGTCCGAGCCGTCAATTTCCCTGTAAACACTGCATCGGCCTGATGTATGCGTTTACCGATGGTAAGACGTTTGCTGTGACGGATGTGCCGGAAGAGCTCGCCTCGAAACGCGAGAAGATGGAAAAGCGGATCGAGAAGAAAAAAGAGGTTTCCAATAAACCCAAGAAGGTGAATAAAGCTGCCCTGAAAAAAAAGATCAAGGCTCAACTGGATGGGTTGAACCTGCTGGAGAGTCTCACGCACGATCTGATTCGAACGGGTATGGGAAACACGAATGCAAAAACGGCCCGGCAGATCGAGAATCAGGCAAAGCAGTTGGGGAATGCGTATCTTCCGGGAGCACAGTCAGCACTGTTGAATTATACAAAGCTGTTTGTCGATGAGTCTGGCCATTTTGATTCTCAACTTGCACCGCAGCAGCGAGAGCGGGTTTATAGTGAAGCACTCGATCAACTGACGCGACTGAATGCGCTGATAAAGAGTGGTCGCTCTTATTTGCAGAACCGGTTGGACGATCCGGAACTGGCGCCGGAAACAGAATCGTCAATAGCCTCCTGGTTGGGACATGCCTGGCAGTTAAGTGAGTTGAAAACAGCCGGTCTAGTGGAAATGAATACGGAGTTGGTTCAGCTGGCGTTCCATTCTTACGATGACGTCGCCCGGCGGGAATATGTGGAGACCGGCATCTGGATGAATCTGGGGAGCGGAGCAGTTCAACTGACGCAGAATTACCGCCCTTATAAAGCGGCCAAATACATTAAGGAAGAGGATAGCTTTTTTCAGATCGCACAAATTCCCGAGCTCTGCATCTATCCGGGCGACATGAACCCGCGAATTCGCTGGGAAACATCAAGTTCGCGTCCGATTGCACCAGCCGACTTGAAGACCGTTCGCTCGCACGCACATCAAGACTATGGCAGTTTGATTAAGACTATCAAATCGCACCTGAAATCTCCGCTGGCGGACAAGTCGCCTGTGGTTGCGCTGAATTACGAGCGAATCGGGACGGTGGGAGAGGAACTGGTGATTGAAGACAAAGCCAGGACCAGGCTTGTCTTTACGGAAATGGGAATGTCAGAAGAGCCGGCGAGTTGCCATTTGCTCAAGCTGCTTCCCCGGGAGATGTTTCAGAAACAGACATTAATTGCCCGGTTTCACCAGGATTTAGATACACGTACCTTGAGAATCAAGCCTTTAAGTATTGTGACCGAAACCCAAATCTTTCGTTTGACGTTTTGA